The Couchioplanes caeruleus sequence TGGCCAGCACCGCCTCGCCGTCGCCGGGCCGCGACGGCTCACCCGCGGTGACCGCGGGCAGCGCCGGGCGCTCAGAGCGGCTGGCCGGCATGGAACCGAGCTCGCGCCGGATCGCGGCGACGTCGCCCGTACCCAATGCGATGCCTTCAGTCGTTCTTTGGGCGGTGGCGGGGTGGTTGGACGGGACTTCCATCAGCGCGGCGATGGCCTCCAGCACCCGGCCGTCGGTCATCGCGCCGGTCGGCAGGACCGTCCCGAACGTGCGGAGCCGGCCCTCCCAGTCCATGAAGGTGCCGGACTTCTCGGCGGCCGGCGCGACCGGCAGGACAACGTCCGCGCGGCGGGTGACGGCGCTGTGCCGCAGCTCGACGCTGACCAGGAACGGCACCGCGTCCAGGGCCTGCTCGGCCAGGCGCGGGTCGGCGAGGTCGGCCGGGTCGACGCCGGCGACCAGCAGGGCGCCGAGCGTGCCGTCCGCGGCGGCCGCGACGATCGCGTCCGTGTCGCGGCCGACAGCGGCGGGCAGGGCGCCGGCCTCGACGTCCCAGGCGGTGGCGAGCTCGGCCCGGGCTCCCGCGTCGGTGACCGGGCGGCCCCCGGGCAGCAGGTTGGGCAGGCAGCCCGCGTCGACGGCGCCGCGGTCGCCCGCCCGCCGCGGCACCCAGGCCAGCCGGGCACCGGTGCGCGCGGCCAGCGCCACCGCGGCGGAGAAGCCGCCGGGCACGCTCGCCAGCCGCTCCCCCACGATCAGCAGGGAGCCGGGCGACGCCAGAGCGGCGGCCACCGTGGCGTCGCTGTCGAGCAGCCGTGCCTCGTCGCCGGGCACGGCGCTGACCAGCGTCGCGCCGAGCTTCTGGAAGCCCCGGCTCAGGAACGGCGCGACCGCCGTGACCCGCAGCTTCTTCTTCCCGTGGCCCTTGCGCAGGCGGAGGAAGAGGATCGGGCACTCCTCCTCGGGCTCCAGCCCGACGATGACCACCGACGGCGCGTCCTCGACGTCGGAGTAGGTGACGTCGGTGACACCCGCGACCGAGGCGGCCAGGAAGTCGGCCTCCTCAGCGGACAGCGGTCGCGCCCGGAAGTCGATGTCGTTGGTGCCGAGCGCCACCCGGGCGAACTTCGCGTACGCGTACGCATCCTCGACCGTCAGGCGGCCGCCGGTGAGCACGCCGACGCCCCGGCCCCTGCCGGCCGTCAGGCCCTCGGCCGCGGCCAGCAGCGCCTCGGACCAGGAGGCCTCGCGGAGCTCGCCGGTGCCGGCGTCGCGCACCATCGGAGTCGTGATGCGGTCGTAGGCGGTGGTGTAGCGGAAGCCCCACCGGCCCTTGTCGCAGTTCCACTCCTCGTTGACCGCGGGGTCGTCGCCGGCCAGGCGGCGCAGCACCTTGCCGCGGCGGTGGTCGGACCGCATGGCGCAGCCCGCCGCGCAGTGCTCGCACGTCGACGGCGTGGAGACCAGGTCGAACGGGCGGGCGCGGAACCTGTACTGCTCGCCGGTGAGGGCGCCGACCGGGCAGATCTGGATGGTGTTGCCGGAGAAGTACGAGTTGAAGGCGACGTCGCCCTCGCCCTCGCCGACCTGCCCGTCGCCGGTGCCCCGGCCGCCGAAGAAGTCGTCGCGGTAGACGTTGATCTGCTCGCCGGAGGAGCGGTCCATCAGGTCGATGAACTTGTCGCCGGCGATCTCCTCGGAGAACCGCGTGCAGCGCTGGCAGAGGATGCACCGCTCACGGTCCAGCAGCACCTGGCTGGAGATGTGGATCGGCTTCTCGTACTCGCGCTTGTGCTCGTGGAACCGCGAGTCCGACCGGCCGTTGGTCATCGCCTGGTTCTGCAGCGGGCACTCGCCACCCTTGTCGCAGGTCGGGCAGTCGAGCGGGTGATTGGCGAGCAGCAGCTCCATCACGCCGCCCTGCGCCTTCGCAGCGACCTCCGAGGTGAGCTGGGTCTTGACGACCATGCCCTCGGCGACCGTCTGGGTGCAGGAGGCGACCGGCTTGCGCTGGCCCTCCACCTCGACCAGGCACTGCCGGCAGGCACCCGCCGGGGCGAGCAGCGGGTGGTCGCAGAACCGCGGGATCGCCGTGCCCATCCGCTCGGCGACCCGGATGACCAGCTCACCCTTGGCGGCGGTGACCTCGACGCCGTCGATGGTGAGCGTGACCTCGTCCGCTTTCTTGGCTACGTCGGTCATCAGTGCGCTCCTACCAGGGCCTTGGCGGACAGCCGCGGGGCGGTCCGGCCCTCGATGTAGTCCAGGTAGTCCTGGCGGAAGAACTTCAGCGTGGACATGACCGGGGTGGCCGCGCCGTCGCCCAGGCCGCAGAACGAGCGGCCGAAGATGTTGTCCGCGGTGTCCTGCAGGGTGTCCAGGTCCTTGTAGGTGCCTTCGCCGGAGAGGATCCGGCGGTACGTGCGCACCATCCAGTAGTTGCCCTCGCGGCACGGGGTGCACTTGCCACAGGACTCGTGGTGGTAGAACTCCAGCCAGCGCCAGGTCGCGTACACCGGGCAGTCCTGGTCGGAGAAGATCTGCATCGCCGTGGTGCCCAGGATCGAGCCCGCGGCCGCCACTCCCTCGAAGTCCATCGCGGTGTCGATGTGCTCGGCCGTCAGCAGCGGGGTGGAGGAGCCGCCCGGTGTCCAGAACTTCAGGTTGTGGCCGGGCTTCATGCCGCCCGCCAGTTCGATCAGCTCGCGCAGCGTGATGCCGAGGCCGCACTCGTACTGTCCCGGGTTGGCGATCCTGCCGGAGAGCGAGTAGATCATCGGGCCGGACGACTTCTCCGTGCCCATGCTCTTCCACCAGTCGGCCCCGCCCAGCACGATGTACGGCACGCTGGCGATGGTTCCCACATTGTTGACGACGGTCGGGCTGGCGTAGAGGCCGGCGACCGCGGGGAACGGCGGGCGCAGCCGGGGCTGGCCGCGGAAGCCCTCGAGCGAGTCGAGCAGCGCCGTCTCCTCGCCGCAGATGTACGCGCCCGCGCCGCTGTGCACCACAAGATCCAGGTCGAACCCGGAGCCGAGGATGTTCTCGCCGAGGTAGCCCTTGGCGTAGGCCTCCTTGACCGCGTGCCGCAGCCGGCGAGCGGCGTGCACTGCCTCGCCGCGGATGTAGATGTACGCCCGGCTGGCGCGGATCGCGTAGGAGGCGATGATCGCGCCCTCGATCAGCGAGTGCGGGTCGTACGTCATCAGCGGCAGGTCCTTGCAGGTGCCGGGCTCACCCTCGTCGGCGTTGATGACGAGGTAGTGCGGCTTGCCGTCGCCCTGCGGGATGAAGCCCCACTTGAGACCGGTCGGGAAGCCCGCGCCGCCACGGCCGCGCAGACCGGAGTCCTTGACGAGCTGGATCAGGTCGTCCGGGTGCACGTCGAGCGCTTTGCGGACCGCGGCGTACCCGTCGAGCCGCTCGTACGTCTCGATCTTCCAGGCGTCCGGCGAGAGCCAGCGCTTGGTCAGGACGGGGGTGAGCTTCTGGAGCACCTCAGGCCGTGGCTGGGTCACTTCTTCTCCTTGGTGCCGCGCTTGCCGTCACCGGCGGGCTTGCCGTCGCCGGCCGGGGCGTTGCCCGCCGGACCCGCCTGCGCCGCGTCGATCTTCGCCGGGTTCGGAGTGGGCGTGGACGCATCCGGGTTGCGCACCTCCGCGGTGCGTACCTCGGGGTCCTTGACGTCACCGGCCTGGACCGGCGCGCCGGCCTTGCGGTGCTCGACCACGTGCTCGGCCTTGTCGACGACGGCGGCCGCCGCGGTCTTGACCGCCTCCGCCGCCTTCTTGGCCACGCTGGCGATCTTTCCCTCGGACTTGGCCGCGGGCGCGCCCGCCGGCGCCGGGTCCTTGACGGCCTTGGCGGACTCGTCGCGGGCCGGCCTGGTGGTCGTGATCGGAGTGTCGATGTTGAAGTTCGGCACCGCCACTCCGTGTTGCTGGGCCAGCGTCACGCCGCGCAACGTCGGCGCGCCCGCGGGACCGTCGGCGACCGCACCGTCGCGCTCGTCGGCGAATCCGGCGAGCTGGAGCTGCATCTCCTTGAGCGAGCACACCCGCGCGCCGCGGTTCGG is a genomic window containing:
- the nuoF gene encoding NADH-quinone oxidoreductase subunit NuoF encodes the protein MTQPRPEVLQKLTPVLTKRWLSPDAWKIETYERLDGYAAVRKALDVHPDDLIQLVKDSGLRGRGGAGFPTGLKWGFIPQGDGKPHYLVINADEGEPGTCKDLPLMTYDPHSLIEGAIIASYAIRASRAYIYIRGEAVHAARRLRHAVKEAYAKGYLGENILGSGFDLDLVVHSGAGAYICGEETALLDSLEGFRGQPRLRPPFPAVAGLYASPTVVNNVGTIASVPYIVLGGADWWKSMGTEKSSGPMIYSLSGRIANPGQYECGLGITLRELIELAGGMKPGHNLKFWTPGGSSTPLLTAEHIDTAMDFEGVAAAGSILGTTAMQIFSDQDCPVYATWRWLEFYHHESCGKCTPCREGNYWMVRTYRRILSGEGTYKDLDTLQDTADNIFGRSFCGLGDGAATPVMSTLKFFRQDYLDYIEGRTAPRLSAKALVGAH
- the nuoE gene encoding NADH-quinone oxidoreductase subunit NuoE, whose product is MSDTTVDFSPAAAPLAEKLLEQAREIIARYPAGRERSALLPLLHLVQTVEGHVSPDGVAFCAEVLGINKAQVGAVATFYTMYKRRPTGEYLVSVCTNTLCNMLGGQEIYDGLTEHLGVGHDETTADGKITLEHAECLAACDYAPVVTVNYDFTIDQATPEAAVGMVEKLRSGERPVPNRGARVCSLKEMQLQLAGFADERDGAVADGPAGAPTLRGVTLAQQHGVAVPNFNIDTPITTTRPARDESAKAVKDPAPAGAPAAKSEGKIASVAKKAAEAVKTAAAAVVDKAEHVVEHRKAGAPVQAGDVKDPEVRTAEVRNPDASTPTPNPAKIDAAQAGPAGNAPAGDGKPAGDGKRGTKEKK
- a CDS encoding NADH-quinone oxidoreductase subunit G translates to MTDVAKKADEVTLTIDGVEVTAAKGELVIRVAERMGTAIPRFCDHPLLAPAGACRQCLVEVEGQRKPVASCTQTVAEGMVVKTQLTSEVAAKAQGGVMELLLANHPLDCPTCDKGGECPLQNQAMTNGRSDSRFHEHKREYEKPIHISSQVLLDRERCILCQRCTRFSEEIAGDKFIDLMDRSSGEQINVYRDDFFGGRGTGDGQVGEGEGDVAFNSYFSGNTIQICPVGALTGEQYRFRARPFDLVSTPSTCEHCAAGCAMRSDHRRGKVLRRLAGDDPAVNEEWNCDKGRWGFRYTTAYDRITTPMVRDAGTGELREASWSEALLAAAEGLTAGRGRGVGVLTGGRLTVEDAYAYAKFARVALGTNDIDFRARPLSAEEADFLAASVAGVTDVTYSDVEDAPSVVIVGLEPEEECPILFLRLRKGHGKKKLRVTAVAPFLSRGFQKLGATLVSAVPGDEARLLDSDATVAAALASPGSLLIVGERLASVPGGFSAAVALAARTGARLAWVPRRAGDRGAVDAGCLPNLLPGGRPVTDAGARAELATAWDVEAGALPAAVGRDTDAIVAAAADGTLGALLVAGVDPADLADPRLAEQALDAVPFLVSVELRHSAVTRRADVVLPVAPAAEKSGTFMDWEGRLRTFGTVLPTGAMTDGRVLEAIAALMEVPSNHPATAQRTTEGIALGTGDVAAIRRELGSMPASRSERPALPAVTAGEPSRPGDGEAVLATWHHLIDLGTLLDGDDVLAGTARTPLVRLGKDLAGSLGVADGDAVTVATDRGAITLPAEITDLPPQVVWLPTNSPGSTLRRSLGVTSGAVVRLSAGKPGPVIAGLSEGGSAARQSQTRLNGVN